One stretch of Nitrospirota bacterium DNA includes these proteins:
- a CDS encoding YfiR family protein, translated as MMLRYCSRNLIISLSIITLSFILLLLNPKAVFSAPKKELETKATFILNFTIFVEWPSSVSAGSNDITTLNICVFGNTPLVQALNLQKEKYNASERVSIIAVDDTDKISNCHILFIGQANTADISTMLAHLENKPVLTISDQQSFNKNGGIIQFVIRDNMVRFKINNEAAKKAGLTISSQLLELADEK; from the coding sequence TTGATGCTAAGATATTGCAGCAGAAATTTAATAATTTCTTTAAGTATAATAACGCTGTCGTTTATTTTATTATTGCTTAATCCTAAAGCAGTTTTCTCTGCCCCCAAAAAAGAGCTTGAAACAAAAGCCACTTTTATCCTGAATTTTACAATCTTTGTAGAATGGCCAAGTTCGGTATCTGCTGGCTCAAATGACATTACTACATTAAATATTTGCGTATTTGGCAACACACCGCTTGTTCAGGCACTTAATTTACAAAAAGAAAAATATAATGCTTCAGAAAGAGTCAGTATAATCGCTGTAGATGACACAGATAAAATCTCCAACTGTCACATATTATTTATCGGGCAAGCCAATACCGCCGATATTTCAACAATGTTGGCTCATCTTGAGAATAAGCCTGTTTTAACGATTTCAGACCAACAATCATTTAACAAAAACGGGGGAATCATACAGTTTGTTATAAGAGACAATATGGTCAGGTTCAAGATTAATAATGAAGCAGCAAAGAAAGCCGGGCTTACTATAAGCTCGCAACTTCTTGAGCTGGCTGATGAAAAATAA
- the gmd gene encoding GDP-mannose 4,6-dehydratase: MKRALITGITGQDGSYLAELLLDKGYEVYGLIRRSSTFNTVRIDHLYVDPHESAARFFLEYGDLSDSGTLTNLIYNVKPDEIYHLAAQSHVRVSFDMPEYTGDITGLGTVRILEAVRRSGVGARFYQASSSEMFGSANPPQDETTPFCPRSPYAAAKVYAYWITVNYREGYGVFACNGILFNHESPRRGETFVTRKITRALAAMITKKQNKLFLGNLDARRDWGFAPEYVQLQWLILQQDSPEDYVIGTGESRSVREFVVSAFEYAGIELEWQGTGVNEKGIVKSCVNKLPFKAGDVIIEIDNRYFRPTEVDYLLANTKKSRDKLGFESKIIFNELVKIMVDADLEAHGLSSPGESRQILKNKGFNWIRK, from the coding sequence ATGAAAAGGGCATTGATAACAGGGATAACAGGGCAAGATGGCTCCTATCTTGCCGAGTTACTGCTTGATAAAGGGTACGAGGTGTATGGTCTCATACGGCGCAGCAGCACGTTTAACACCGTACGAATAGATCATCTGTATGTGGATCCCCACGAAAGTGCAGCAAGGTTTTTTCTTGAATACGGAGATTTATCTGACTCAGGGACTTTAACTAACCTTATCTATAATGTAAAACCGGATGAGATATACCATCTTGCGGCACAAAGCCATGTCAGGGTAAGTTTTGATATGCCGGAATACACTGGGGATATAACAGGGCTTGGAACTGTAAGAATTTTAGAGGCTGTCAGAAGAAGCGGTGTAGGAGCAAGGTTTTATCAGGCCTCGTCTTCTGAGATGTTTGGCTCAGCGAATCCTCCACAGGATGAGACCACGCCATTTTGTCCGCGTAGCCCTTATGCCGCTGCAAAAGTCTATGCCTACTGGATAACCGTAAACTACAGAGAAGGTTACGGAGTGTTTGCCTGTAACGGCATTCTGTTTAATCACGAATCCCCCAGAAGGGGAGAGACCTTTGTGACACGGAAAATAACCCGTGCTCTTGCCGCAATGATTACAAAAAAACAAAACAAACTGTTCCTTGGTAACCTTGATGCCAGGCGCGACTGGGGTTTTGCTCCTGAGTACGTCCAATTGCAGTGGTTAATCCTTCAACAGGACTCCCCTGAGGACTATGTTATTGGTACCGGTGAGAGCCGCTCAGTTAGGGAATTTGTGGTAAGTGCATTTGAATATGCCGGGATTGAGTTAGAGTGGCAAGGCACAGGCGTAAATGAAAAAGGTATTGTTAAATCCTGTGTTAATAAGCTGCCATTTAAGGCAGGCGATGTTATAATAGAAATCGACAACCGGTATTTCAGACCCACTGAGGTTGACTATCTGCTTGCTAATACTAAAAAATCAAGAGACAAGTTGGGGTTTGAGTCTAAAATAATATTTAACGAGC
- a CDS encoding HAMP domain-containing protein, translating to MFNNDLLIFTKGNIRKRLMQVNLLSIGVVVIMIGLVIVVEGVISFKMALITDLTLKAKMIAKSSAAAILFSDSKRASEILKMLKYSPNIELAVLYSKEGTIFAQYEKENSETKMSPPLPREDGYFFEKGSLLVFQTITYNKNYLGTVYIRSNIKALYQNLVTKFLFGISVSSAAFLIAIFFMTKLQKSIIGPIYSILDVMNTVEAQRNYTIRAKVESDDEIGMLAHGLNEMLSQIQTWNSELEYNRRNLEELVSIRTRELAEINVKLNAELIERKRIEDELRFNTALLEDLNRTLEERVIEEAAKRTEQEKMLIQQSRLAAMGEMIGNIAHQWRQPINVISLILYKLSRAYSDNALTQEIMSTSVAKAQKLIEGMSTTIDDFRNFFKPDKVRENFYLAASVQNTVSLFDASFKNSDISVHLDVKDNGLVNGYPNEFSQALLNLFSNSKDVIIEKSIHPGLVSIQVGVNDSKAFLKFSDNGGGIPENTIDRIFEPYFTTKEQGKGTGVGLYMSKMIIENNMNGKLTVHNVDDGAEFLIELPLVNI from the coding sequence ATGTTTAACAACGACTTGCTTATATTTACTAAAGGAAATATCAGAAAAAGATTAATGCAGGTTAATCTTCTTTCCATTGGTGTTGTGGTTATTATGATAGGTTTGGTGATAGTTGTTGAGGGGGTCATCTCATTTAAAATGGCTTTGATCACTGATTTGACGTTAAAGGCCAAAATGATAGCAAAAAGCAGCGCAGCCGCCATATTATTTTCTGACAGTAAAAGAGCGTCTGAGATTCTGAAAATGCTAAAATACTCGCCAAACATTGAGCTTGCCGTACTGTACTCTAAAGAAGGAACTATTTTTGCGCAATACGAAAAGGAAAATAGTGAGACAAAGATGTCCCCGCCTTTGCCGCGAGAGGACGGTTATTTTTTTGAAAAGGGTTCTTTGCTTGTTTTTCAAACAATTACCTACAATAAAAATTATCTTGGTACTGTTTATATCAGATCAAACATAAAAGCCCTCTACCAAAACCTTGTAACTAAATTTCTCTTTGGAATCTCAGTTTCATCTGCTGCATTTTTAATTGCAATATTTTTTATGACAAAGCTTCAGAAGTCGATCATAGGTCCCATATATAGCATCCTGGACGTAATGAATACGGTAGAGGCGCAAAGAAATTACACAATACGGGCAAAAGTGGAAAGTGATGACGAAATTGGGATGCTTGCCCATGGTCTTAACGAAATGCTTTCACAGATTCAGACATGGAACTCCGAACTTGAGTATAACAGGCGAAACCTTGAAGAGCTTGTAAGTATCAGAACACGTGAACTGGCTGAGATAAATGTTAAACTTAATGCAGAACTTATCGAGCGTAAGCGAATAGAGGATGAACTCAGGTTTAACACAGCACTGCTTGAAGATTTAAACCGAACCCTTGAGGAAAGAGTTATTGAGGAGGCGGCAAAACGCACAGAGCAGGAAAAAATGCTTATTCAGCAGTCACGTCTTGCCGCTATGGGTGAGATGATTGGTAACATTGCCCACCAGTGGAGGCAGCCGATAAATGTAATCAGTCTTATCCTATATAAACTTAGCCGGGCCTACAGCGACAATGCACTTACACAGGAAATTATGTCAACCTCAGTGGCTAAAGCGCAGAAGCTTATCGAGGGGATGTCAACCACTATAGATGATTTCAGAAACTTTTTTAAGCCAGATAAGGTCAGGGAAAACTTCTATCTGGCTGCCTCAGTGCAAAACACTGTGTCATTGTTTGATGCAAGCTTTAAAAACAGCGATATAAGTGTACATCTTGATGTCAAAGACAATGGATTGGTAAACGGCTATCCCAATGAGTTTTCACAGGCACTGCTTAATTTGTTTTCTAATTCAAAGGACGTTATAATAGAAAAATCCATTCATCCCGGCCTTGTCTCAATACAAGTCGGAGTGAACGATAGCAAAGCTTTTCTGAAATTCAGTGATAACGGCGGCGGTATCCCTGAAAACACAATTGACAGAATATTTGAGCCCTACTTTACAACCAAAGAGCAGGGCAAAGGAACCGGTGTGGGACTTTATATGTCAAAAATGATAATTGAAAACAATATGAACGGAAAACTTACAGTGCATAATGTTGACGACGGAGCTGAGTTTTTGATAGAATTACCTCTGGTAAATATATAA
- a CDS encoding response regulator, translating to MIVKTEQYDKRKVLKLVSVLYVEDQPDTREELADILRMDVGVLLVAEDGAQGLQLFEQHRPDIVVTDIQMPKMDGLTMAKAIKDLDYNVPVIVLTAFNEPRYLIQAIDIGIDSYATKPTNPDKLLETIYKSALTIFQRREIEKKTNSMRFILDSNPSFMMTMDGDDIEYINRTFLKFLGFENLDEFKISCMDLSAIVAKIDDETPILSSETSWLKTIVTAAEKEHVIYLKEHGLEGKVRPFVATKCKFSLSYYIITLTEIAAIEAERGKLKDDAAKAKKLLEVQSRAAQMGELINAIAHQWKQPLNLLALIIQEMENTGLDGKQYKDFVSGLVKEGMNQISYMSKTIDDFRDFFKPSKEKKPFYPLYAINNALDIIGKQYKINDIAINIAGDKHATAFGYQNEFKQTIINLLNNARDAFSSNQTPDRKVDINVKDNGTKITITIQDNAGGIPAHILPTIFDPYVSTKGANGTGIGLSISKTIIEDNMGGSLSANNTADGALFTIELPVEKWNL from the coding sequence ATGATTGTGAAAACAGAACAATACGACAAAAGAAAAGTGTTAAAACTCGTCTCTGTCCTTTATGTTGAGGACCAGCCGGATACGAGGGAGGAGCTTGCGGATATTCTTAGAATGGACGTCGGAGTGCTTCTAGTGGCTGAGGACGGCGCTCAGGGGTTACAATTGTTTGAGCAACACAGGCCGGATATTGTTGTTACCGATATTCAGATGCCAAAAATGGACGGCCTTACCATGGCAAAGGCCATAAAAGACTTAGACTACAATGTGCCAGTTATAGTTCTCACCGCTTTTAATGAACCTCGGTATCTGATTCAGGCCATTGACATAGGAATAGACAGCTATGCTACCAAACCCACTAATCCCGATAAACTCCTTGAAACAATTTATAAATCAGCGCTGACAATTTTTCAAAGACGTGAAATAGAGAAAAAAACAAATTCCATGCGGTTTATTCTTGACTCAAACCCCTCCTTTATGATGACAATGGATGGAGATGATATAGAATACATAAACAGGACTTTTCTAAAATTTCTCGGATTTGAAAATCTTGATGAATTTAAAATAAGCTGCATGGATTTGTCCGCTATAGTAGCAAAAATTGACGATGAAACTCCAATTTTGAGCTCAGAAACCTCGTGGCTCAAAACAATAGTTACTGCTGCAGAAAAAGAACACGTGATATATCTTAAAGAGCACGGGCTGGAGGGAAAAGTAAGACCGTTTGTTGCTACAAAATGCAAATTTTCTCTCTCCTACTACATCATAACGCTTACCGAGATAGCGGCTATCGAGGCGGAACGTGGTAAGCTTAAAGACGATGCGGCAAAGGCTAAAAAATTATTGGAGGTCCAGAGCAGAGCAGCACAAATGGGAGAACTGATTAATGCAATAGCACATCAGTGGAAGCAGCCACTTAATTTGTTAGCCCTCATAATTCAGGAGATGGAAAATACCGGACTTGACGGAAAACAATATAAGGATTTTGTGTCTGGTTTGGTAAAGGAAGGGATGAATCAGATATCGTATATGTCAAAAACGATAGATGATTTCAGAGATTTTTTTAAGCCTTCAAAAGAAAAAAAACCTTTTTATCCACTGTATGCAATAAATAACGCCCTGGATATTATTGGTAAACAATACAAAATCAACGACATCGCTATAAACATAGCCGGTGATAAACATGCAACTGCCTTTGGATATCAAAACGAATTCAAACAAACAATAATTAATTTACTTAATAACGCAAGAGACGCCTTTTCGTCAAACCAAACACCAGATCGCAAAGTGGACATAAATGTTAAAGACAATGGTACAAAGATAACGATAACAATACAGGACAATGCCGGTGGAATCCCAGCCCACATATTGCCGACAATTTTTGACCCCTACGTGTCAACCAAAGGCGCAAATGGAACAGGCATCGGACTTTCTATATCAAAAACTATCATAGAGGACAATATGGGCGGCTCTCTTAGCGCCAATAACACGGCAGACGGAGCACTGTTTACAATAGAACTCCCAGTGGAAAAGTGGAATCTATAG